One part of the Solanum dulcamara chromosome 8, daSolDulc1.2, whole genome shotgun sequence genome encodes these proteins:
- the LOC129901349 gene encoding calmodulin-binding receptor-like cytoplasmic kinase 2 isoform X1, giving the protein MKKTNKSQMQSFQQDLIIDYSAGPRKHHHKFGSSFKSVKKKLSDTFSALVFWQKKANSETNKSQSPEREVSTSKGSNSSGSKRGILLKPQYSNSHRTSMATREQLGTFEFSFDEICQATGNFSAVHKIGEGGFGTVYKGKLKNGFPVAIKRAKKDLRVLAEFKNEVQALSKIEHLNLVRFYGFLELRDERIIVTEYVSNGTLREHLDGKNGTELEVAERLSLAIDVAHAITYLHSYTDPPIIHRDIKASNILITENLHAKVADFGFARLAAEDPCATHISTQIKGTAGYLDPEYLRTYQLTEKTDVYSFGVLLVEMMTGRHPIETNRNLDERVTIRWAMSMLKHGDTVIAMDPRLRRSPASIEAVEKVLKLARQCLAPSRLARPAMKKCAEVLWGIRKQFIEKSIPKSSTSSHSVNFLDRNAKRDWEDLYTVNYSKNYRFGST; this is encoded by the exons ATgaagaaaacaaacaaaagccAAATGCAGAGTTTCCAACAAGACTTAATCATTGATTACTCTGCTGGACCTAGAAAACATCATCACAAGTTTGGCTCTTCCTTCAAAAGTGTCAAGAAAAAGCTAAGTGATACTTTCTCTGCACTTGTGTTTTGGCAGAAGAAAGCCAATTCTGAGACCAACAAAAGTCAAAGTCCAGAGAGGGAGGTCTCCA CATCAAAAGGTAGTAACTCTTCCGGAAGCAAGAGGGGAATTTTGTTGAAACCCCAATACTCTAATTCCCATAGAACTTCAATGGCTACCAGGGAGCAGCTAGGTACATTCGAGTTCTCGTTTGATGAAATTTGCCAGGCGACTGGAAATTTTTCTGCAGTACACAAGATTGGTGAAGGTGGGTTTGGGACAGTATACAAGGGAAAGCTTAAGAATGGATTCCCTGTTGCTATTAAGCGCGCTAAGAAG GATTTGCGAGTGTTAGCAGAATTCAAGAATGAAGTCCAGGCATTGTCAAAGATTGAGCATCTAAATCTTGTTAGATTTTATGGATTTCTGGAGCTCAGAGATGAGAGGATTATTGTTACTGAGTATGTCAGCAATGGAACACTTCGAGAACACTTGGATG GTAAGAATGGAACCGAGCTTGAAGTTGCTGAGCGTTTGAGCCTTGCGATTGACGTAGCTCATGCTATTACCTATCTGCACTCGTACACAG ATCCTCCAATTATCCATAGAGATATAAAAGCTTCTAACATACTCATCACAGAAAATCTCCATGCTAAAGTGGCAGACTTTGGATTCGCACGATTAGCTGCTGAAGATCCCTGTGCTACACATATTTCTACACAAATAAAAGGGACAGCCGGCTATTTAGATCCTGagtacttaaggacataccagcTTACTGAAAAGACTGATGTCTACTCCTTTGGTGTTTTGCTTGTGGAGATGATGACAGGAAGACATCCCATCGAAACAAATCGAAACCTTGATGAGAGAGTGACGATAAGATGG GCGATGAGTATGCTAAAACATGGGGATACTGTAATAGCAATGGATCCAAGATTGCGGAGAAGCCCAGCATCTATTGAGGCTGTTGAAAAAGTACTCAAACTAGCTAGACAATGCCTTGCACCTTCCAGACTGGCGAGACCAGCTATGAAAAAATGCGCAGAGGTACTATGGGGAATTCGAAAACAATTCATAGAGAAAAGTATCCCAAAATCTTCAACCTCTAGCCACTCGGTAAACTTTCTGGACAGAAATGCAAAAAGGGATTGGGAGGATTTATACACAGTTAACTATAGCAAGAACTATAGATTTGGTTCCACTTGA
- the LOC129899747 gene encoding uncharacterized protein LOC129899747: MEASKMVTDGFNYGNELVAAEHISLEFFTSLSTASRHNDSPSLMKSTSSALLDLEGESKSSPSSFESKLLFCNGGSDLQSRISKFNPTVKKPEISSTSQSQVLDKVKNFLGVLSEANKKLEVDAKKNPKKYDIEELTREDSEYIEMNLILGVAEVYSFEAVAAAESAIARQQPLIPLASISSATTDVDDSSNEDGH; encoded by the exons ATGGAGGCTTCAAAGATGGTGACTGATGGCTTCAACTATGGTAATGAGTTGGTGGCTGCTGAACATATAAGCCTCGAGTTCTTTACTTCACTCTCGACGGCATCACGGCACAACGACTCTCCATCTCtg ATGAAGTCCACAAGCAGTGCTCTGTTGGACTTGGAGGGTGAAAGCAAAAGCTCTCCCTCATCCTTTGAATCAAAACTTTTGTTCTGCAACGGAGGGAGTGATCTCCAGTCACGAATTTCCAAATTTAATCCGACTGTGAAGAAGCCTGAGATCTCTTCAACTTCCCAGAGCCAAGTTCTAGACAAGGTCAAGAATTTCCTGGGAGTTCTATCAGAAGCAAACAAAAAACTGGAGGTTGATGCGAAGAAAAATCCTAAAAAGTATGATATAGAAGAACTCACTAGGGAGGATTCTGAATACATAGAAATGAATTTAATATTGGGTGTTGCAGAGGTTTATTCCTTTGAGGCTGTTGCTGCTGCTGAGTCTGCCATAGCTCGTCAGCAACCACTGATTCCATTAGCTTCAATCAGTAGCGCAACCACCGATGTTGATGACAGTAGCAACGAAGATGGTCATTGA
- the LOC129901349 gene encoding calmodulin-binding receptor-like cytoplasmic kinase 2 isoform X2: protein MKKTNKSQMQSFQQDLIIDYSAGPRKHHHKFGSSFKSVKKKLSDTFSALVFWQKKANSETNKSQSPEREVSTSKGSNSSGSKRGILLKPQYSNSHRTSMATREQLGTFEFSFDEICQATGNFSAVHKIGEGGFGTVYKGKLKNGFPVAIKRAKKDLRVLAEFKNEVQALSKIEHLNLVRFYGFLELRDERIIVTEYVSNGTLREHLDGKNGTELEVAERLSLAIDVAHAITYLHSYTENLHAKVADFGFARLAAEDPCATHISTQIKGTAGYLDPEYLRTYQLTEKTDVYSFGVLLVEMMTGRHPIETNRNLDERVTIRWAMSMLKHGDTVIAMDPRLRRSPASIEAVEKVLKLARQCLAPSRLARPAMKKCAEVLWGIRKQFIEKSIPKSSTSSHSVNFLDRNAKRDWEDLYTVNYSKNYRFGST, encoded by the exons ATgaagaaaacaaacaaaagccAAATGCAGAGTTTCCAACAAGACTTAATCATTGATTACTCTGCTGGACCTAGAAAACATCATCACAAGTTTGGCTCTTCCTTCAAAAGTGTCAAGAAAAAGCTAAGTGATACTTTCTCTGCACTTGTGTTTTGGCAGAAGAAAGCCAATTCTGAGACCAACAAAAGTCAAAGTCCAGAGAGGGAGGTCTCCA CATCAAAAGGTAGTAACTCTTCCGGAAGCAAGAGGGGAATTTTGTTGAAACCCCAATACTCTAATTCCCATAGAACTTCAATGGCTACCAGGGAGCAGCTAGGTACATTCGAGTTCTCGTTTGATGAAATTTGCCAGGCGACTGGAAATTTTTCTGCAGTACACAAGATTGGTGAAGGTGGGTTTGGGACAGTATACAAGGGAAAGCTTAAGAATGGATTCCCTGTTGCTATTAAGCGCGCTAAGAAG GATTTGCGAGTGTTAGCAGAATTCAAGAATGAAGTCCAGGCATTGTCAAAGATTGAGCATCTAAATCTTGTTAGATTTTATGGATTTCTGGAGCTCAGAGATGAGAGGATTATTGTTACTGAGTATGTCAGCAATGGAACACTTCGAGAACACTTGGATG GTAAGAATGGAACCGAGCTTGAAGTTGCTGAGCGTTTGAGCCTTGCGATTGACGTAGCTCATGCTATTACCTATCTGCACTCGTACACAG AAAATCTCCATGCTAAAGTGGCAGACTTTGGATTCGCACGATTAGCTGCTGAAGATCCCTGTGCTACACATATTTCTACACAAATAAAAGGGACAGCCGGCTATTTAGATCCTGagtacttaaggacataccagcTTACTGAAAAGACTGATGTCTACTCCTTTGGTGTTTTGCTTGTGGAGATGATGACAGGAAGACATCCCATCGAAACAAATCGAAACCTTGATGAGAGAGTGACGATAAGATGG GCGATGAGTATGCTAAAACATGGGGATACTGTAATAGCAATGGATCCAAGATTGCGGAGAAGCCCAGCATCTATTGAGGCTGTTGAAAAAGTACTCAAACTAGCTAGACAATGCCTTGCACCTTCCAGACTGGCGAGACCAGCTATGAAAAAATGCGCAGAGGTACTATGGGGAATTCGAAAACAATTCATAGAGAAAAGTATCCCAAAATCTTCAACCTCTAGCCACTCGGTAAACTTTCTGGACAGAAATGCAAAAAGGGATTGGGAGGATTTATACACAGTTAACTATAGCAAGAACTATAGATTTGGTTCCACTTGA